The genomic DNA AGGTCGAAGGTGCTGCGGTACTTGCCGGTGGTCGCGTTCTCGGCCTTGACCGCGCTGCCGTCGGGGGCGGTCACCTGCAGGTTGTCGAGCCGCATCGGCACATGCTCGAAGTAGAACAGGTCGTTCGAGACCGCGGCGTCGACGGTCACCCACGGATCGCTGCCGGACAGCACCGTGGCCGACGGCAGCAGCCACTGGCGGTGCGCGTGCGCGGCCAGCGGCGCGAGCGCGGCCAGGGCCAGCACGGCGGCGCGCACCGCCATGCGCGAAGAGGCGGCGCAGATCAGGGAAGGTTTCATGGTCGGGCTCCGGGAAGGTTAAGGCTTCAGGTCGACGGTGACGCCGCCGAGTTCGTGTTCGCCCCTGGCGCGGGCGCTCTGTGCCGATTGCGGCGGCCACGTGAACGGCACGCGCAGCAGTTCGCGCCCGCCCACTTCGCGCGCGGCTTCCACCACCAGCTGGTAGTTGCCCGCGGGCAGCTTGCCCAGCGGCGCCTTGCCGTCGCTGAAGCTGACGCTGTGCTCGCCCGGCGCCCGCGTGGCGCCGGAGATGCCGTCGGCCGGCATGTGCAGGTCGCGGCCGGCCTTGCGCCACCACTGGCGCATGTCCTTGAGCCACTTGGTGCCCTCGCCGTCCTTGAGCTTGCCGTCGTACCAGACCGCCAGGGTCTGCACCGGGCTCTGGTCGGCGCGCTCGACCCACATCGCCACGTAGGGCCGGTGGTATTCGGCCACGCTCAGGCGCGGGATATCGACCTTGACGTTCAGGTCCGCGGCCAGCGCGGGACTGGCCAGCGGCACGGCGGCCATGCCGGTCAGGGAGACGGAGAGCAGTCGGCGCATATCGGGGAAACCTTGTCAGTGAGATGCAGGAAGAAGATCGGCTCGGTAACGTTCGATCAGTGGATAAACAGGAGCGCCAGCAGCACCGGCACCACCAGCCCCAGCCCCACCAGCGGCCAGGTCGCGACGCGCCCGCCCGCGTGCAGCTTGAGCAGCAACAGGCCGGTCACGCAGAACACCAGGCACGCCAGCGCGAACGCATCCAGGAACAGGCTCCAGGCCGCGCCGGTGTGGCGGCCCTTGTGCAGGTCGTTCAGGTACGAGACGGCACCGCGCGAGGTGTTCTCGTACTGCGCCTCGCCGCTGTCGAGCGCGATGCTGACCCAGGCGTCGCCGCCCGGGCGCGGCAGCGCCAGGTAGATTTCGTCGGCGGACCATTCCGCCTCGCGCCCGCTGGCGTCGATAGCCAGCGCCTGCGCCAGCCAGTCGGCCAGCACCGCCGGCACCGGCGCCCTGGTCTCGCCCGCCTGCGCCGCGCCGGTCGGGGCCGCCGCCCGGACCTCGTCGAGCACGCGCGTGGGCAGGGTGGCGTGCCGGGTCTGCACGGCGGGCCTGGCCTCGATCTGGCCGGCGTGGTTCAGGGTGAAGCCGGTGACCGCGAACAACAGCATGCCGACCAGGCAGATCGCGGAACTGATCCAGTGCCACTGATGGAGATGCTTGAGCCAGAAGGCACGGAGCTGCTGGCCGGCGGCCGGCTGGGTGTCGGTCATTGCGGTGAGTCGGCGGGCGCAATCTGGTCTGTGCACGCCGGTCTTCCTGATACGGGTAGCTGGAAGCGCCCCCCTGGAATGCTCACATGGCGTCAGGATGTGCCATGGCCGGCACAAGGAGGCGCGAAAGAGAGAAGGATAATCGTTCGCATTTGAAAGCGCAAACGATCGGCGGGCGGGGCGGATTACAGCGCATTACAACGTCAAGCCATGCGCGCGCCAACCCGCCTCAGAGCAACGCCGCCACCGCCCAGCCGGCCACGCCGCTGGCCACCACCACCAGCCATGGCGGCAGCTTCCAGCGCATCAGCGCCACCAGCGCGAGCGCCACCAGCACGATGTCCAACGGTCCCTGCACCGCGCTGGTCCACACCGGATGCCACAGCGCCGCCAGCAGCAGACCGACCACGCCGGCGTTGATGCCGGCCAGCGCGGCCTGGGCGCGCTGGTTGCGGCGCAGGCTTTCCCAGAACGGCAGCGCGCCCAGCACCAGCAGCGCGCCGGGCAGGAAGATGGCCAGCGTGCACAGCAGCCCGCCGGCAAGGCCGGTGGGCGGCTTCTGCATGGCAGCGCCGAGGAACGCGGCGAAGGAAAACAGCGGACCGGGCATGGCCTGCGCCGCGCCGTAGCCGGCCAGGAAGGCTTCCTTGCCGACCCAGCCGGGCCCGACCACGGCCGCGTCCAGCAGCGGCAGCACCACGTGACCGCCGCCGAACACCAGCGCGCCGGCGCGGAAAAAGGCATCGAACACGCGCACCGCCGGATCGGCGGCCCACTGCGCCAGCAGCGGCAGGCCGGCCAGCAACGCGGCAAACAGCGCCAGCGCCAGCACGCCGCCGCGATGCGTCACCGGCAGGCGCAGCGGTTCATGCGCGCCGGCCAGCGCCGGCCGCAACAGGACCATGCCGGCGACCGCGGCGGCGGCCATCAGGGCCACCTGCGCCCACGGCCCCGGCCACGCCAGCACGGTTCCGGCGGCCACCAGCATGATGGCAATGCGCACCGGGCCGACGCACAGCGTCCGCGCCATGCCCCACACCGCCTGCGCCACCACCGCTACCGCCACCAGCTTCAGCCCGTGCAGCGCGCCCGGCACCGCGGCCATGCCGTAACGGGTCACCCCCAGCGCGAACACGATCATGGCCAGCGCCGATGGCAGCGTAAAGCCCAGCCATGCCGCCAGTGCGCCGCCATGGCCGGCGCGCGCCAGCCCCAGCGCAATGCCGGTCTGGCTGCTGGCCGGTCCGGGCAGGCACTGGCACAGTGCCACCACGTCGGCATAGGCCGCCTCGCTGAGCCAGCCGCGCCGGCGCACCAGTTCCTCGCGGAAGTAGGCCAGGTGGGCCACCGGGCCGCCGAACGAGGTCAGGCCCAGCCGCAGGAAGATCAGGAACACGGCCAGCGGCCCGTCGGGGCCGCGGGTGTCGTCGGAAGGGCTGGGCAAGGTGGCCATGGGGCGGACAAGCAGCGGAGGCGGAGGACAGCGCAGATTCTGACCGATTTTGCCCGCCGAGGTGGCAGCAAAGCGCAGGCCGCAGCACGTCCGGACGCTGAACGGCCATCCGATGCGACGCATAAGCCACACGAATGTACGGAAGCATTTGCAGCCGGACAACCACACGGGCAGTGTGGCGAAGCTACCTCAATCAAGTTACCTCCGTCTTGCGCCGTTATGCCGCAGACGCATGTCGGCCCTTGTCCCCCAGCAGGCGGCCACGCGCCCACCGGCGCGGCACGGCAATGCGCATCACCGATGAAAAGCGTAAAGCGCGAAGAAGATGGAGGAGTGGAAGCGATGCTGCACAACCTGAGCCTGAAGAAAAAACTGCTGTTGCCGCTGGTGCTGAGCTGGGTCTGCCTGCTCGGCATCACGCTGTGGAATGCGTGGCACATCCGCTCGCTGCGCATGGACGAACGCCGGCTCGACCTGGCCCACGTCACCGACACCGCGGTCTCGGTGGTGGCCGAGTACGAGGCCCTGGCCAAGGCCGGCAAGCTGCCCGCCGAGGAGGCCAGGCAGCAGGCGATCGAGCGCGTGCGCGCGATGCGCTTCGGCGCCGACGGCTATTTCACGCTGATGCGTTCCGACACCGTGGTGCTGATGCACCCGTTCAAGCCGGAGATGAACGGCAAGGCCATGGAGGGCATGAAGGATCCCAACGGCGTCTACCTGTTCCGCGACATCGCCGCGATCGGCAAGGGCGCCGGCAAGGGCTTCGTCGAATACCTGTGGCCGAAGCCGGGCGCGCAGGCGCCGCAGCCCAAGCTGAGCTACGTGGCCAACTTCCGCCCCTGGGACTGGAACTTCATCGCCGGGCTGTACCTGGACGACATCGAGGCGGCGTTCCGCCGGGAGCTGTGGAAGGCCCTGGGCCTGCTGCTGGCGGTGGGCGCGCTGATGTCGCTGGTGATGGTGCGGGTCGCGGCCAGCCTGCAGCGCCAACTGGGCGGCGAGCCGGCCGCCACCGCGCAGATCGCCGGGCGCATTGCCGAAGGCGACCTCGCCGGCCAGGTCGAGCTGCGCGCGGGCGACGAGCACAGCGTGCTCCATGCCATGCAGCGCATGCAGTCGCGCCTGACCGGCGCGATCGGCAGCATCCGCGGCTCGGCCGATTCGATTGCCGGCGCCGCCAAGCAGATTGCCGCCGGCAATGCCGACCTGTCGCGCCGCAGCGAGGAGCAGGCCGCGTCGCTGCAGCAAACCGCCGCCAGCATGGAGCAGCTCACCAGCACCGTGCGCCAGAGCGCCGAGAACGCGCGCCAGGCCAGCCACCTGGCCGAGGGCGCGTCGGACATCGCCGTGCGCGGCGGCGCCATCGTCAGCCAGGTGGTGGACACCATGGGCGAGATCAGGAGCGCCTCGGGCAAGGTGGTCGACATCATCGGCGTGATCGAGGGCATTGCCTTCCAGACCAATATCCTGGCGCTCAACGCGGCGGTCGAGGCGGCCCGTGCCGGCGACCAGGGCCGCGGCTTCGCGGTGGTGGCCGGCGAGGTGCGCACGCTGGCGCAGCGCAGCGCCACCGCGGCCAAGGAGATCAAGGCGCTGATCGGCAATTCGGCGCAGCGCGTGGAAGACGGCGCGGTGCTGGTCGAGAATGCCGGCCGTGCGATGGGCGAGATCGTCGACGCGGTCAGGCGCGTGACCGATCTGATGGGCGAAATGCGTGCCGCCACCGAGGAGCAGACCGGCGGCATCGAGCAGGTCAACCAGGCGGTGTCGCAGATGGACCAGATGGCGCAGCAGAACGCCGCGCTGGTGGAACAGGCGGCCGCCGCCGCGGCGTCGCTGGAAGACCAGGCCGACGCGCTGCACCGCGCCGTGGGCCAGTTCCGCCTGGCGGCCTGAGCGGGCTGCCCGGCGCGGTCGCCCCGCGCCATCCGCCGGCCGCGCCCTGCGTGTATGATGAAGCGAAGCCGGCCGCACAGGCGGCCGGCCCCGTGCATCAGACCGTTACCGCAGACCCCTGACAGGAGCGCACCATGATGGCATTCATTGGCACCGTGTTCGTCGGCCTTATCGTCGGCCTGATCGCCAGGGCGGTAAAGCCCGGCGACGACAAGCTGGGCTGGATCATGACCATCATCCTGGGCATCCTGGGCTCGGTGGTCGCGGGCTATGTCGGCCGCGCGCTGGGCTGGTACCAGCCCGGCGAACCCGCGGGCTGGGTCGCCTCGGTGCTTGGCGCAATCGTGCTGCTGATCATCTACGGCATGGTGCGCCGCAAGGCCTGACTGGCGCGGCGCACACCCGCCGCGTCGTTGTCGGCCAGGCCCGGCGCCGGGGGTGCGGGCGGCGGCGGCAGCGCCGCCACCTCCTGCCGCGCCGGCGGCGGCAGTGCGGCTTCCAGCCCCGCGCCCAGCCCGTCGGCCAGGACCGTGCCGGGCACGCCGTCGGCGGGTGACGCCATGGTCGGCGCGCGCGGGGTGCGCAGGCCCGGGGCCGCGTCGCGGCAGCGCAGCAGCGCGCGGTCGCCGCCCGGCGCCATCGCCGACACCTGCGGCGCGATCGCGCGCAGCACCCGCACCGCGAGCGCGCTGGTAAAGCTGTAGCGCGCCGCGTAGGGTTCGCGCACATTGACCACCACGGTACCGAAGAAGCGCTCGCCCAGCGTGAACACGAAGGTCGCGGAACGGTTCACCGAGCGCGACGAGATCAGCCGTCCGCCCGGCCCGTAGACCTGGAAGCGCTGGTCGCCGGTGCCGGTCTTGCCAGCCACGGTCAGGGTGGCGCCATTGCGCCCCGGCACCGTGAACGCGCCGCGGATCGACTTGGCGGTACCGCGCTCCACCACATCCAGCATCGAACGGCGCGCCAGCTCGGCCACCTCCGCCGGCAGCACGCGCTTGCCCGGACCGGGCTGCAGCACGTAGCGGGTGGCATACGGAGTGCCATCGGCGAAGGCCAGGCTGCGCACCGCCGCGTTCTGCGTGACCACGCCGCCTGAAAGCAGGATGCCGGCCAGCTCGGCCAGCGCCGCGGGGCGATCGCCGGCGGCGCCGATGGCGCTGGCATACGACGGCGTCAGCGAGTCGAACGGATAGCCCAGCCGCTGCCAGCGCCGCGCGATGCGCGTAAAGGCGTCCTGCTCCAGCAGCGTGCGGATGCGGTTGTCCTGCCCGGCCTTGCTGCGCGTCTTGAACAGCCACTTGTACACTTCCTGGCGCTCGGCGGTGCTGGCGCGCAGGATCTCCGCCAGCGTCGCATCCGGGTGCTGGTCCAGGTATTCGACCATCCACAGTTCCAGCGGATGCACCCGCGACAGGTAGCCACGGTCGTTCAGGTTGAAATTGTCCTTGCCGTACTTGCGGTACAGCGCCGGCAGGTCTTCCTTGGCCAGCTGCCTGTCGCCCAGGCGCGCACGCATGATGCGGATATAGCTGTCCTCGTCCAGGTTCGGGCGCGCACTCAGCAGCGTCACCGACATGCGCACCGCATTCAGGTGCGGTATCGTCATGCGCACGCGGCCCAGCAGCGTGTCCAGGCGCTGCGCGGAATTCTTGCCGCGGTAGCGCTGGTAGAAACCGGTCATGTAGGCACTGCCCTCCTGGTCGGCGAAGCGCTCAAGGTACTCGCGCCGCCCGGGTGCGTTGCGGTCCTCGAACAGGTCCCCCATGTCAGGCTTGGCATGGAACATCTCGTAGCGCACGATGTCGCGCATCATGCGGATAAAGACCAGGTTGACCGAATGCTGGAACCCGATGCGCACGGTCATGATGCGCTCGCCCTCCCAGCGCTCGAAGTTGGTAAAGCTCTGCAGGCCGCCGCCGGTGTAGAAGCCCTCGCCGGCATTGCCGGAGTACTTGCGCTCCATCGCCGCTTCCAGCATTGGCATCAGTTCGCGCTCGGCGGGGTTGCGTGCCTTGGACAGGTACTCCACCGCCCAGCGGCTGAGCGCATCCTGGCGCGCCAGCGGTATCGCGGCCAGCTCCGCGCGCGTCATGCCGGCATAGCGCGCGTGCAGCTCGCTGATGATCTCCAGGTAGGTCACCAGCGTGCGTAGCTTGGCGGTGGAGCCCAGGTTCAGGCGCGCGCCGCTGTTGATGTCGAAGGGCTGGTCGATATTGTCGGCCTGGATCCGCACCACGCTGGCATTGCCGACGCGCTCGTACAGCGTGAAGCTGGTGGTCAGCTTCGACGGATCGTCTTGGTCGCGCAGCAGGTTGTGGCCATACAGGCCCATGGCGCGCGCGTCGGCCTTGTTGTTCACGCGCTGCAGGGTCTCGGTGACGATGCGCTGCGCCTCGCGGTTGATGGTGCTGTCCACGGTCAGGTCGAGCCGGTCCATGTCATAGCGACTTTCGACGCCGGTCAGGCGCGTAATGTCGGCGCGGACCCGGTTGACGGCCTTGCGCGTGACAAAGGGCTCCTGCGGCGGGCGCAGCGGCGCCGACGCCTTGTCCAGCGGCTGCGCCAGCGCCGCGTCGCGCAGTTCGGCCGTAATGATGTTGTTGGCCGCCAGCAGGCGCAGGTAGCTGCCGGTCAGCGCATCGAGATTGGTGTCGTCGCGGCGCAGGTGGTAGGACGGGCGGCGCTGCGAGATGATCAGCGACAGCGCCCGCTTGAAGGCCTGCGCCTGGCGCGGATCCGGAGCGCGCTGGTCCATCTCCTTGAGCAGCCGGTTGACCTCGCCGAAATCCTCGCCGTACCAGACCCACAGCGCATCGCCGATGCCGTTGATCTCGCCGAAGCCGGCGCGCGCCGACAGCGGCACCGTATTCAGGTAGTCGACCACGATGCGCTCGCGCGCGCGCTGGGTGTCGGGGCCGTCCAGGTAGGCGCGCAGCGATGCCGACGCCATCTGCCGGAATTTTTCCGGGATCGAGGTGGTGCGGCCCTCGGGCGAGTGCCGGTATTTCTCGATCTGCGTCGCCAGCGTGCTGCCGCCGGGCGCGTCGTGCGACTTGTCGGCCAGCCGGATCATCTGGTCCAGCACCGCGCGCGACAGCCGGCGCCAGTCCAGCGCCGGGTTCATGTTCGGGTATTCCGGATTGAGCAGGCCCTGGTTCTCGACATAAAGCAACGCGCTCACCAGCAACGGCGGCACCGCGCCGAAGTCGGGGTACTGGCGCTGCGGATAGCGCTCGAACGCCAGCGTCAGGCCATTGCAGTCGCGCAGCAGCAGGCCGGCCTGGTTCTTTTCGCGGTAGGGCGTGAACAGGCCTTCATCGATCATCCGCACCATGTCGGGCGACATGCGTGCCTGCTCTGCGGGCACATAGCCGCGCTGCTCCAGCCGCTGCGCGAACAGCGGCAGCCTGCCGTAGCCCATGCGGGCGTCATAGGGTCCGGAATGCGGGAAGCGGATGCTGTCGCTGGCACCGGGCTGGATCTCGAATGTCAGCCGCTGGCCCAGGCTGCCGATCAGCCGCGCCTGCCAGTGCGAGTTGCGCACCTCGCTTGCGACAACGCTATACACGACATAGGCACCGCCGGTGAGGGCGACCGCCAAGCCAGCGAAAATCCAGCTACGACGCGACACGTTTGGGCTTCCTTGTTGGGCCGGCGCAGCGCGCGACATCTCCGTGCGCCGGCTCGAAGCGCGGTGTTTTCGCGGTGCGCGCCTCACGCGCGCCCGCCTGTCTTGATATTAGTAGGAGTCGCGCCCGGGTGCATCAAGCACGCGCGCGGGGCGCGTGCCGTTGCACGCGGGGCGTCGCCTCAGGCAGCGCCGGCGCCACTTCCGGCGCGTCCGAAAGGCCGCGCGGATTATCGGCCAGCTGCCGTGCGGTCGACCGGTCGCCCGACCGGACGCCCAACGAGCGGATAGCCCGGATCGTTGTAGCCCGGCGTCGAGGCATGGCCCGGCGACACCAGCCCATCGATCATCGCCTCTTCGTCGGGCGTGATCGCGGCACCCAGCGCGCCGAAGTAATCCTCGAACTGCGCCAGCGTGCGCGGGCCGGCGATCACCGACGTGATGACCGGGTTGGCCAGCACCCACGCGGTGGCGAACTGGCCCGGCGTCAGCCCGCGCGCCTCGGCGTGGGTCTTGAGCTGCTGCGCGATGACCAGCGATTCCTCGCGGAACTCGGTTTCCATCATGCGGCGGTCGGCGCGGCCCGCGCGCGTGCCCTGGGCCGGCGCCTGGCCGGGCGCGTACTTGCCGGTCAGCACGCCGCGCGCCACCGGGCTGTAGGGCACCACGCCCAGGCCGTAGTGCTCGCACGCGGGCAGGATCTCCACCTCCGGCAGCCGGTTCAGCAGGTTGTAGTACGGCTGGCACGCGACCGGGCGCGGCACCCCCAACGCATCGCACAGCCGCGCGATCTCGGCGATGCGCCAGCCGCGGAAGTTCGACACCGCCCAGTAGCGGATCTTGCCGCTGCGCACCAGGTCGCCCATGGCGCGCACCGGCTCTTCCAGGTTGGCGCCGGGATAGTCGCGATGCAGGTAGAGGATGTCGAGGTAGTCGGTCGCCAGCCGGTGCAGGCTGTCCTCGACCGCGCGCGTGATCCACACGCGCGAGTAGTGGCCGTGGTTGGGCGCGGCCTGCATCGCGTTGCCGAGCTTGGTGGCCAGCACCCAGTCGTGGCGCTCGGCGGTCAGCAGGCGCCCGACCATCTGCTCGGACGCGCCCTTGCTGTACACGTCGGCGGTATCGATGAAGTTCACGCCGTGGTCACGCGCGCTGGCGACGATGCGGCCGGCCTCGGCCTCGTCGGTCTGGTCGGCGAACATCATGGTGCCCAGGCACAGCGCCGAGACGCGCAGGTTGCTGGCGCCGAGGCGGCGGTACGGCATGGAGAGATCTGGCATGGCGGCTCCTTGGGATGGGACAGCCCACATTGTGCCGCCAGCCGGCCAGGCTTGCCGGCGCGCTGTCAGGCGCGCGGATCGGAACGGGCGGCGCGGCGCTTGCGGTATTCCTCGCGCCCCACGTAAGCGGCGGCGGCCGCCACCATCAGCGCCAGCCCGTACCAGGTGAGCGCGTAGCCGAGGTGGTTGTTGGTAAAGGCTGTCACCGTCAGCCCGCCCACGGGCCAGGCCTTGGGGTCCGTCCCTTCCGGCGGCGGCACCGCCGCGGCGTCGATGAAATACGGCGCGACCGGGCCCGGACCCAGGCCGCGATGCGCGGCGATTGCCGCCACGTCGCGCGAGAACCACTGGTCGCGTGCCGCGTCGTTGTGGCGCAGCAGCCCGGTGCCCGGCTCGCTCATGCGCAGCAGGCCGACCACTTCGCCGGGGCCGCTGCCGGCGGGCGCCACGCGCGCGCGGAAAGGCTCGGCGACGAAGCCGCGGTTGACCAGCACGGTGCTGCCGTCGGCCAGCCGCAGCGGCGTCATCACCCAGTAGCCGCCGCCCTGCTCGGTCACGGCCTGCACCAGGGTCTGGCGCTCGTCGAGGAAGGTACCGCTGGCGCGCACGCGCCGGTACTCGGCATTGGCCCTGGTCAGCCCCGCCCATTGCGCCGGCGCGGGCGCCGCCACCGGCGCGGCATGGACGCGCTCGGCCACCTGGGCGATCAGGCCGAGCTTCCAGGCGCGCCGCTCGATCTGCCAGTTGCCCAGCGCCACCAGGCCGGCGATGGCCGCCGCGGCGAACAGCGCCAGCACCGTCAGCCAGACGGTCGACAGCGGGCGCGAGGATGCGGGGACGCCGTGGGCGGCGTTGGCGGTGCGCGGATTTTCGACCGGCGCGGCGCGGTCGTCGGTGGAACCGGTCAAGGCAGGGTCTTGGTGGTATGCATGCCCGGCATCATATTGGAATTCAGGTGGAACATCACCCACAGCGTGCCGGTCAGCGTGATCACCACCAGCACCAGCGTGAAGATCAGCGCCAGCATGTTCCAGCCACCCTCGGACCTGGCGTTGAGGTGCAGGAAGTAGATCATGTGCACCACGATCTGCACCGCGCCCAGCGCCAGCAGCACCATCGCGGTGGTGCTGGACTGCGCGAACACCTTGCCCATCACCAGCCAGAACGGGATCGCGGTCAGGATCACCGACAGCACGAAGCCGGTCACGTAGCCGCCGAGCGAGATATGAATCTCGCTTTCGCCGTGGTCATGGCCATGGCCATGGGCCGGCAGCGTGTCGTCGTGCGCGCTCATGGCAGCACTCCCATCAGGTAGACAAAGGTAAAGACGCCGATCCAGACCACATCCAGGAAGTGCCAGAACATCGACAGGCACATCAGGCGGCGCTTGTTTTCGGGGATCAGCCCGTGGCGGCGCAGTTGCACCACCAGCGTGACCAGCCACACGATGCCGAAGGTCACATGCAGGCCGTGGGTGCCGACCAGCGCGAAGAACGAGGTCAGGAAGCCGCTGCGCTGCGGCCCGGCGCCCTCGCCCACCAGGTGCGCGAACTCATAGATCTCGACCGCGAGGAAGGCTGCGCCCAGCAGGCCGGTCACGGCGAGCCAGCCCTGGGTCGGCGCAAGGCGCCCGCGCTGCGTCTCCAGCATGGCGAAGCCGTAGGTGATCGAGGACAGCAGCAGGAACGAGGTGTTCAGCGCCACCAGCGGCAGGTCGAACAACTCGGCCCCGGAAGGCCCGCCCGCGTAATTGCGGCCGAGCACGCCGTAGGCGGCGAACAGGCACGCAAAGACCAGGCAGTCGCTCATCAGGTAGAGCCAGAAACCGAGCAGCGTGCCGTTGGGCACGTGGTATTCCTCGGTGAGGTAGAAGCGCAGCTCGGCCGGCTGCGCCGGCGCGCGCTGCGGCGGGGCCTCGTGCGCGGGCGCGCCGTCGGCGGTGAAGGGAGCGTAGGTATCAGCCATGGCTGGCCAGCAGCGCGCTGCGCTCCGCCTCCGTGCGGTGGACGTCGTCGGACGGAATATAGAAATCGCGCTGGTAGTTGAAGGTATGGCCGATCGCGGTGACGATGGTGGCGGCAAAGGCCAGCGCCGCCAGCCACCAGATATGCCAGATCAGCGCGAAGCCGCACAGCGTGCTCAGCCCGGCCAGGATGATGCCGGCGCCGGTGTTCCTGGGCATAT from Cupriavidus taiwanensis includes the following:
- the cyoC gene encoding cytochrome o ubiquinol oxidase subunit III; amino-acid sequence: MADTYAPFTADGAPAHEAPPQRAPAQPAELRFYLTEEYHVPNGTLLGFWLYLMSDCLVFACLFAAYGVLGRNYAGGPSGAELFDLPLVALNTSFLLLSSITYGFAMLETQRGRLAPTQGWLAVTGLLGAAFLAVEIYEFAHLVGEGAGPQRSGFLTSFFALVGTHGLHVTFGIVWLVTLVVQLRRHGLIPENKRRLMCLSMFWHFLDVVWIGVFTFVYLMGVLP